A genome region from Corynebacterium uberis includes the following:
- a CDS encoding glutamyl-tRNA reductase gives MSVLVVGMSHKSAPVALLEKLSMDVPARRRAAVQLTGRPSLSEAMIVSTCNRLEIYVVAHSFHPGVQDVVAVLHDASGVDAETLRSYLYVRYADAAAEHMLAVTAGLDSMVVGEQQIIGQMRAAYQEAADWKTVGPVLHTLAQTALHTGKRVHSETAIDDAGASMVSYALDGALEQLGVKGAPSPLAGRAALVLGAGAMASLAATHLGRLGISRLIIANRTRSRAERLADHARQAGVDAEVVDFSARRAALARVDIAVSAIGAHTATITGADIPQQRTDSLTLVDLSMPRDITADVTDHPGVHLINIEQLHQRRAAQTQPGAGDGADNDAAVVTLPTKGTDGHAQALRIVAEELESYTTAQRVRDIVPAVAALRRHANELVSAELRRLRGRTPDMDEQEFDEVSRSLRRVVDKLLHNPTVKVKQLAADSGTVSYDSALQELFGLDAGNDQDRSVAVEATALPAQDFRAGAAAETEGRTANECARETA, from the coding sequence GTGAGTGTGCTCGTTGTAGGCATGTCACACAAGTCAGCTCCGGTAGCGCTTTTGGAGAAGCTGAGCATGGATGTTCCTGCTCGGCGGCGCGCGGCGGTGCAGCTGACGGGGCGGCCTTCGCTGTCTGAAGCGATGATCGTGTCCACCTGCAATCGTCTGGAGATCTACGTGGTGGCGCACAGCTTCCACCCGGGCGTGCAGGACGTGGTGGCCGTGCTTCACGATGCCTCCGGGGTCGATGCGGAGACGCTGCGCAGCTACCTGTACGTGCGCTACGCGGACGCGGCGGCTGAGCACATGCTGGCGGTGACCGCGGGGCTAGATTCCATGGTCGTCGGCGAGCAGCAGATCATCGGCCAGATGCGCGCCGCCTACCAGGAGGCCGCGGACTGGAAGACCGTGGGCCCCGTGCTGCACACCTTGGCGCAGACGGCGCTGCACACCGGCAAGCGCGTGCACTCGGAGACCGCCATCGATGACGCCGGAGCTTCCATGGTCTCCTACGCCCTCGACGGGGCGTTGGAGCAGCTTGGGGTCAAGGGCGCGCCGAGCCCGCTGGCCGGACGCGCCGCCCTGGTGCTGGGCGCGGGGGCGATGGCCTCCCTGGCGGCCACGCACCTGGGCCGGCTGGGCATCTCCCGGCTGATCATTGCCAACCGCACCCGCTCGCGCGCCGAGCGACTAGCCGACCACGCCCGGCAGGCCGGGGTGGACGCGGAAGTGGTGGACTTCTCCGCGCGGCGGGCGGCCCTGGCGCGCGTGGACATCGCGGTGTCCGCCATCGGCGCGCACACCGCCACCATCACCGGGGCGGACATCCCGCAGCAGCGGACGGATTCGCTGACCCTGGTGGACCTGTCCATGCCCCGCGACATCACCGCCGACGTCACCGATCATCCTGGTGTGCACCTGATCAACATCGAGCAGCTGCATCAGCGCCGCGCCGCCCAGACCCAGCCGGGTGCTGGGGATGGTGCGGATAACGACGCCGCCGTGGTCACCCTGCCCACCAAGGGCACCGATGGCCACGCCCAGGCACTGCGCATCGTCGCCGAGGAGCTGGAGTCCTACACCACCGCCCAGCGGGTGCGCGACATTGTGCCTGCCGTCGCCGCGCTGCGCAGGCACGCCAATGAGCTGGTCAGCGCGGAGCTGCGCCGCCTGCGCGGGCGCACCCCCGACATGGACGAGCAGGAGTTCGACGAAGTCTCCCGCTCCCTGCGCCGGGTGGTGGACAAGCTTCTGCACAACCCCACGGTCAAGGTCAAGCAATTGGCCGCGGATTCGGGTACCGTCTCCTACGACTCCGCCCTCCAGGAGCTCTTTGGGCTCGACGCTGGAAATGACCAGGACCGGTCGGTTGCGGTGGAGGCCACCGCCTTGCCGGCGCAGGACTTCCGCGCCGGCGCTGCCGCTGAGACGGAAGGGCGCACGGCAAACGAGTGTGCACGGGAGACTGCATGA
- the hemC gene encoding hydroxymethylbilane synthase, giving the protein MNDSLTIGTRASLLATTQSGHVCDALAGHGYHAQLHHVTTEGDVNMAPVERIGVGVFTQALREALDRGECDIAVHSFKDLPTAPDPRFHLIVPPREDPREALVARDGLTLKDLPEGATVGTSAPRRVSQLRAVRPDLSVRPLRGNIDTRMGRVFSGELDAIVLAYAGMSRVGRQDHATEVFDPTVLMPAPAQGALAVECRADDARAVAAIDALACPDATDAARAERALLAALEAGCTAPVAAHATLDGDHLTLTAGVFALDGSARLVSQITGARSNAAELGQSLAGELLGGGARDLMATADAP; this is encoded by the coding sequence ATGAATGACAGCTTGACCATCGGAACGCGAGCCAGCCTGCTGGCCACCACCCAATCCGGCCACGTGTGTGACGCACTGGCCGGTCACGGCTATCATGCCCAGCTGCACCACGTCACCACCGAAGGCGACGTCAACATGGCCCCCGTCGAGCGCATCGGCGTCGGCGTGTTCACCCAGGCCCTGCGCGAGGCCCTTGACCGCGGCGAATGTGACATCGCCGTGCACTCCTTCAAGGACCTGCCCACCGCACCCGACCCCCGCTTCCACCTCATCGTGCCCCCGCGCGAAGACCCCCGCGAGGCGCTGGTGGCCCGCGACGGGCTAACCCTCAAGGACCTGCCCGAGGGGGCCACGGTGGGCACCTCGGCGCCGCGGCGAGTATCCCAGCTGCGCGCGGTGCGCCCGGACCTCAGCGTGCGCCCGCTGCGCGGCAACATCGATACGCGCATGGGCCGGGTCTTCTCCGGCGAACTCGACGCCATCGTGCTCGCCTACGCCGGCATGAGCCGCGTCGGACGCCAGGACCACGCCACCGAAGTCTTTGACCCCACCGTGCTCATGCCCGCCCCCGCCCAAGGCGCCCTGGCCGTAGAGTGCCGCGCCGACGACGCCCGCGCCGTCGCCGCCATCGACGCCCTCGCCTGCCCAGACGCCACCGACGCCGCCCGCGCCGAACGCGCCCTCCTCGCCGCGCTCGAAGCAGGCTGCACCGCGCCCGTGGCCGCCCACGCCACCCTCGACGGGGACCACCTCACCCTCACCGCCGGGGTCTTTGCCCTCGACGGATCCGCACGCCTGGTATCCCAGATCACCGGGGCCCGCAGCAACGCGGCAGAGCTAGGTCAAAGCCTCGCCGGCGAACTCCTAGGCGGGGGCGCCCGCGACCTCATGGCCACCGCCGACGCGCCCTAA